The following proteins come from a genomic window of Paramicrobacterium humi:
- the pepN gene encoding aminopeptidase N: MPGENLTRVEAQERKNLIATQSYAVALDLTQGAETFRSTTTVRFTASEGASSFIDAITYRVHAVTLNGRELDPAQVADGARIQLEGLAAENELVVDADMRYTNTGEGLHRFVDPVDGEVYLYSQFEVPDSRRVFAVFEQPDLKATFQFTITAPAEWQVVSNSPTPDPVAEGQDAATWRFEPTPVISSYITAIVAGPYEVVRSELTSRDGRTIPLGVFARKSLFEYLDADYIFEKTREGFAYYEEKFDYAYPFEKYDQLFVPEFNAGAMENAGAVTFTETYVFRSKVTDAIKERRVVTILHELAHMWFGDLVTMKWWNDLWLNESFAEWASTISTAEATEWSQAWTTFQAMEKSWAYKQDQLPSTHPVVATIRDLEDVQVNFDGITYAKGGSVLKQLVAWVGEEAFFAGVSQYFKKHAYGNTELSDLLAELEATSGRELASWSKLWLETAGVNTLRPEIGTDAEGTITSFDVVQTAAEDYPTLRPHRLAIGFYNLHEGRLVRDKRFELDVDGERTAVAEAIGATRPDLVLVNDDDLAYAKIRLDEQSLRVAIEHLSSIESPLARALVWGSAWDSTRDAETPASDYVDLVLNNIATETESTTLRTTLNQLVLAASHYVSPSRQRATLQRVADALWQLANDAEPASDAQFQFVKFFAAVAETPEQLDSVQGLREGRFPLEGLDVDTDLGWELLIALVAGGRAGDDEIEQALASDNTASGQQSAAHARAAIPTAEGKQAAWASVLDQDALPNTIVRSTSLGFLRATDSEILEPYIERYFQSVLDIWNSRTYKIAEYVAVGFYPSPIANEALRDATRAWLDAHEEPAALRRLVVENLAGVERALAAQARDTP, translated from the coding sequence GTGCCAGGAGAGAACCTCACTCGGGTCGAGGCGCAAGAGCGCAAGAACCTGATCGCGACGCAGAGCTACGCGGTCGCGCTCGACCTCACACAGGGCGCCGAGACCTTCCGCAGCACGACGACCGTGCGGTTCACGGCGAGCGAGGGCGCCTCGAGCTTCATCGACGCGATCACCTACCGGGTGCACGCCGTCACGCTGAACGGTCGCGAGCTCGATCCCGCGCAAGTCGCCGACGGCGCCCGCATCCAGCTGGAGGGTCTCGCCGCCGAGAACGAGCTCGTCGTCGACGCCGACATGCGCTACACCAACACGGGTGAGGGGCTTCACCGCTTCGTCGATCCCGTCGACGGCGAGGTGTACTTGTACAGCCAGTTCGAGGTTCCCGACTCGCGCCGCGTCTTCGCGGTGTTCGAGCAGCCCGATCTCAAGGCCACGTTCCAGTTCACGATCACCGCCCCCGCCGAATGGCAGGTCGTGTCGAACTCTCCCACTCCCGATCCCGTGGCCGAGGGTCAGGATGCCGCGACGTGGCGCTTTGAGCCGACTCCCGTCATCTCGAGCTACATCACCGCGATCGTCGCGGGGCCCTACGAAGTCGTGCGCAGCGAGCTCACGAGCAGGGACGGCCGCACGATTCCGCTTGGCGTGTTCGCGCGCAAGAGCCTGTTCGAGTATCTCGATGCGGACTACATCTTCGAGAAGACGCGTGAGGGCTTCGCCTACTACGAGGAGAAGTTCGACTACGCGTACCCGTTCGAGAAGTACGACCAGCTCTTCGTGCCGGAGTTCAACGCCGGCGCCATGGAGAACGCGGGCGCGGTCACCTTCACCGAGACGTACGTGTTCCGCTCCAAGGTGACGGATGCCATCAAGGAGCGCCGCGTCGTCACGATCCTGCACGAGCTCGCGCACATGTGGTTCGGCGACCTCGTCACGATGAAGTGGTGGAACGACCTGTGGCTCAACGAGTCGTTCGCCGAGTGGGCGTCGACGATCTCCACGGCCGAGGCAACGGAATGGTCGCAGGCGTGGACCACGTTCCAGGCGATGGAGAAGAGCTGGGCGTACAAGCAGGACCAGCTGCCGTCGACGCACCCGGTCGTCGCGACGATCCGGGACCTCGAGGACGTGCAGGTCAACTTCGACGGCATCACCTACGCGAAGGGCGGATCGGTTCTCAAACAGCTCGTCGCCTGGGTCGGCGAGGAGGCGTTCTTCGCCGGGGTCTCCCAGTACTTCAAGAAGCACGCGTACGGCAACACCGAGCTTTCCGACCTTCTCGCCGAGCTGGAGGCCACGAGCGGCCGTGAGCTCGCCAGCTGGTCGAAGCTCTGGCTCGAGACCGCCGGCGTCAACACGCTCCGACCCGAGATCGGCACCGACGCGGAAGGCACGATCACGTCCTTCGACGTCGTGCAGACCGCGGCGGAGGACTACCCGACGCTTCGTCCGCACCGTCTCGCCATCGGCTTCTACAACCTCCACGAGGGCCGACTCGTCCGCGACAAGCGTTTCGAGCTCGACGTCGACGGTGAGCGCACGGCGGTCGCCGAGGCGATCGGCGCGACGCGCCCGGATCTCGTCCTCGTGAACGACGACGATCTCGCCTACGCCAAGATCCGGCTCGACGAGCAGTCGCTCCGCGTCGCGATCGAGCACCTGTCGAGCATCGAGAGCCCGCTCGCCCGCGCGCTGGTGTGGGGATCCGCGTGGGATTCGACCCGCGACGCCGAGACGCCCGCGAGCGACTACGTCGACCTCGTCCTCAACAACATCGCGACCGAGACGGAGTCGACGACGCTGCGCACGACGCTCAACCAGCTCGTGCTCGCCGCCTCGCACTACGTGTCGCCCTCGCGCCAGCGCGCGACGCTCCAGCGCGTCGCGGACGCGTTGTGGCAGCTCGCGAACGACGCCGAGCCGGCAAGCGACGCGCAGTTCCAGTTCGTGAAGTTCTTCGCCGCCGTCGCGGAGACCCCTGAGCAGCTCGACTCCGTGCAGGGCCTGCGCGAAGGACGGTTCCCGCTCGAGGGCCTGGACGTGGACACCGATCTCGGCTGGGAGCTTCTCATCGCTCTCGTCGCGGGCGGTCGCGCGGGAGACGACGAGATCGAGCAGGCGCTCGCGTCGGACAATACGGCAAGCGGCCAGCAGTCCGCCGCCCACGCTCGCGCCGCGATCCCCACCGCGGAGGGCAAGCAGGCCGCGTGGGCGTCAGTTCTCGATCAGGACGCCCTGCCGAACACGATCGTGCGCAGCACGTCGCTCGGGTTCCTGCGGGCGACGGACTCCGAGATTCTCGAGCCGTACATCGAGCGCTACTTCCAGTCCGTTCTCGACATCTGGAACAGCCGCACCTACAAGATCGCGGAGTACGTCGCCGTCGGCTTCTATCCCTCTCCGATCGCGAACGAGGCTCTGCGCGATGCCACGCGCGCATGGCTCGACGCTCATGAGGAGCCGGCGGCGCTGCGACGGCTCGTCGTGGAGAACCTCGCGGGCGTGGAGCGCGCTCTCGCCGCACAGGCACGCGACACGCCCTGA
- a CDS encoding Fpg/Nei family DNA glycosylase, which produces MPEGHSVHRIARQFEHNFAGRRVAASSPQGRFVEGAALLDGRTLERVFAVGKQMFADFGDDVWLRVHLGIYGAWDFAGEISVDPTIASANGRMGQTNQHGTDMALTVLDEAGENSLASIGAPRRARVRMSEQTKGDTDVEWDRFPPEPVGAVRLRLLTEHTVADLRGPTACEIRDGRQVQQVIDKLGPDPAHDDSAEAEERFVQTVRKKQTPIGLLLMDQSVVSGIGNVYRAELLYRARLDPHTPGRDVPEELVRELWRDWVRLLRIGIETGQMMTMDGLTGEDYAKAMANRADRHWVYKREGLPCRVCGTNIVLEEMGNRKLYWCPGCQL; this is translated from the coding sequence ATGCCCGAGGGCCACTCCGTCCACCGCATCGCCCGGCAGTTCGAGCACAACTTCGCGGGCCGTCGCGTGGCGGCATCCTCACCGCAGGGTCGATTCGTCGAGGGCGCCGCGCTGCTCGACGGGCGCACGCTCGAGCGCGTCTTCGCCGTCGGCAAGCAGATGTTCGCCGACTTCGGCGATGACGTGTGGCTGCGCGTGCACTTGGGCATCTACGGGGCGTGGGACTTCGCGGGCGAGATCTCCGTCGATCCGACGATCGCGTCGGCGAACGGTCGCATGGGACAGACGAACCAGCACGGCACCGACATGGCGCTCACCGTGCTCGATGAGGCGGGGGAGAACTCGCTTGCGAGCATCGGGGCGCCGCGGCGAGCGCGCGTGCGCATGTCGGAGCAGACGAAGGGCGACACCGACGTCGAGTGGGACCGCTTCCCGCCCGAGCCCGTCGGGGCCGTGCGACTTCGTCTGCTGACCGAGCACACGGTCGCGGACCTGCGCGGGCCGACGGCCTGCGAGATCCGCGACGGGCGCCAGGTGCAGCAGGTCATCGACAAGCTCGGCCCCGATCCGGCGCATGACGACAGCGCGGAGGCGGAGGAGCGCTTCGTGCAGACGGTGCGCAAGAAGCAGACGCCGATCGGGCTCCTGCTCATGGACCAGAGCGTCGTGAGCGGCATCGGCAACGTGTACCGCGCGGAGCTGCTGTATCGCGCGCGACTCGACCCGCACACCCCCGGGCGCGACGTGCCCGAGGAGCTCGTGCGCGAGCTCTGGCGGGATTGGGTGCGACTGCTGCGCATCGGCATCGAGACAGGGCAGATGATGACGATGGACGGGCTCACGGGCGAGGACTACGCGAAGGCGATGGCCAACCGCGCCGACCGGCACTGGGTGTACAAGCGCGAAGGGCTGCCGTGCCGCGTGTGCGGAACCAACATCGTGCTCGAGGAGATGGGCAACCGCAAGCTCTACTGGTGCCCCGGATGCCAGCTCTAG
- a CDS encoding mycothiol-dependent nitroreductase Rv2466c family protein encodes MSSSSDTTTVDFWFDPSCPWAWMTSRWVDEVAQHRSLDVTWHIMSLAVLNEDTDVSDDYRAFFPRALRYTRLVAAAAELHGQGIVKPLYDALGTRIHPGGSTNADAVIAGALEEVGLPADFARYSESDEYDEQMRASHFDGINRVGQDVGTPVIAVNGVAFFGPVISPAPKGEQALTLWDGVVAAASYPGFFELKRSRTVGPQFD; translated from the coding sequence ATGAGCAGCTCTTCCGACACAACGACCGTTGACTTCTGGTTCGACCCCTCGTGCCCGTGGGCGTGGATGACCTCGCGCTGGGTCGACGAGGTCGCACAGCACCGCAGCCTCGACGTGACCTGGCACATCATGAGCCTCGCCGTCCTCAACGAGGACACCGACGTCAGCGACGACTACCGTGCGTTCTTCCCGCGCGCTCTGCGCTACACGCGTCTCGTCGCCGCCGCAGCCGAACTGCACGGCCAGGGGATCGTGAAACCGCTGTACGACGCGCTCGGCACGCGCATCCACCCGGGCGGCAGCACGAACGCCGACGCGGTCATCGCCGGCGCCCTCGAGGAGGTCGGGCTGCCCGCCGACTTCGCGCGCTACTCCGAGAGCGACGAGTACGACGAGCAGATGCGGGCCTCGCACTTCGACGGCATCAACCGAGTCGGGCAAGACGTCGGCACGCCCGTGATCGCCGTGAACGGCGTCGCGTTCTTCGGTCCCGTGATCTCCCCGGCCCCGAAGGGCGAGCAGGCGCTCACCCTGTGGGACGGCGTCGTCGCGGCGGCCTCGTACCCGGGATTCTTCGAGCTCAAGCGCTCGCGCACGGTCGGCCCGCAGTTCGACTGA
- a CDS encoding mechanosensitive ion channel family protein — translation MSAFWKSVADFFDSPLGVLVHVVLIIVCAVLVTWALHVIIHRGVLSIVSGVKKGHGVDDTQALAASPLAAVRVVQRTRTLGSVLTNIVNVVIVVIAVLLIIHAVSPGILSSFALLSAAVGAGLGFGAQNIVKDVLNGIFMVIEDQLGVGDVVDVGSATGVVERVGIRITQIRDVNGVLWFVRNGEILRVGNMSQGWSRLIIDLAVPYDADLDTVRERLLETAVALSHEAKWRTHFLDAPELWGIESVSEDAIVLRLVAKTRTSSKDDVGRELRQRLKITLDELAVQSPSLETVILEGWEGAGSVGGARPPKTKPITVNEAPRLGRLKPKRKPKGTA, via the coding sequence GTGTCAGCCTTCTGGAAAAGCGTCGCGGACTTCTTCGATTCGCCGCTCGGCGTTCTCGTGCACGTCGTGCTCATCATCGTCTGCGCGGTTCTTGTCACGTGGGCGCTGCACGTGATCATCCACCGCGGCGTGTTGAGCATCGTCAGCGGTGTGAAGAAGGGCCACGGCGTCGACGACACGCAGGCGCTCGCCGCCTCCCCGCTCGCCGCGGTGCGTGTTGTGCAGCGCACGAGAACTCTCGGCTCGGTGCTCACCAACATCGTCAACGTCGTCATCGTCGTCATCGCGGTGCTGCTCATCATCCACGCGGTGTCCCCCGGCATCCTGAGCTCGTTCGCCCTGCTCTCGGCCGCCGTCGGTGCCGGCCTCGGCTTCGGCGCCCAGAACATCGTGAAGGACGTGCTCAACGGCATCTTCATGGTCATCGAGGACCAGCTCGGCGTCGGCGATGTCGTGGACGTGGGCTCCGCGACGGGCGTCGTCGAGCGCGTCGGCATCCGCATCACCCAGATCCGGGACGTCAACGGCGTGCTGTGGTTCGTGCGCAACGGGGAGATCCTCCGCGTCGGCAACATGTCGCAGGGCTGGTCCCGACTGATCATCGACCTCGCCGTGCCGTACGACGCCGACCTCGACACCGTCCGCGAGCGACTTCTCGAGACGGCTGTCGCGCTTTCTCATGAGGCGAAGTGGCGCACGCACTTTCTCGACGCTCCCGAGCTGTGGGGAATCGAGTCGGTGTCGGAGGACGCGATCGTGCTGCGGCTGGTCGCCAAGACGCGCACGTCATCGAAGGACGACGTGGGCCGTGAGCTGCGCCAGCGGCTGAAGATCACGCTCGACGAGCTCGCCGTGCAGTCGCCGTCGCTCGAGACCGTCATCCTCGAGGGCTGGGAGGGCGCAGGCAGCGTCGGCGGCGCCCGGCCGCCGAAGACGAAGCCCATCACGGTGAACGAGGC
- a CDS encoding ribose-5-phosphate isomerase, with product MRIHIATDHAGLEFSRKLQDYLRDKGHEVIDHGPSEYDPLDDYPAFCINAAHAVVVDQTAGVEALGVVFGGSGNGEQIAANKVKGARAALVWNTSTAELARDHNDANVISIGARQHSYEDVLSFIDTFIAHPFSGDERHARRIAQLAEYEQTGDIAGKVIDH from the coding sequence ATGCGCATTCACATCGCCACCGACCACGCCGGCCTCGAGTTCAGCCGCAAGCTGCAGGACTACCTGCGTGACAAGGGGCACGAGGTCATCGACCACGGTCCGAGCGAGTACGACCCGCTCGACGACTATCCCGCGTTCTGCATCAACGCCGCGCACGCGGTCGTCGTCGATCAGACCGCGGGCGTCGAGGCGCTCGGCGTCGTCTTCGGCGGCTCGGGAAACGGCGAGCAGATCGCGGCGAACAAGGTCAAGGGCGCCCGCGCGGCGCTCGTGTGGAACACCTCGACAGCCGAACTCGCGCGCGACCACAACGACGCGAACGTGATCTCGATCGGGGCGCGCCAGCACAGCTACGAGGACGTGCTCTCCTTCATCGACACGTTCATCGCCCACCCGTTCAGCGGGGACGAGCGGCACGCTCGCCGCATCGCCCAGCTCGCCGAGTACGAGCAGACCGGCGACATCGCCGGAAAGGTCATCGATCACTGA